The Brachyhypopomus gauderio isolate BG-103 chromosome 2, BGAUD_0.2, whole genome shotgun sequence genome contains a region encoding:
- the prl gene encoding prolactin has product MMARHFQNHRLHLAVTVLMCVFVSVDGVSMNDLLERASQLSDKLHSLSTSLSNDLDSHFPPTGGRLMRPSMCHTSSLQIPNDKDQALRVPENELLSLARSLLQAWSDPLALLLTEANTLPHPERNSINSKTRELQDHTNTLGAGLERLGHKMGTSENLSTLPFNNNDLGHDKISRLVNFHFLLSCFRRDSHKIDSFLKVLRCRTSKMRPDMC; this is encoded by the exons ATGATGGCTCGACACTTCCAGAACCACAGGCTACACTTGGCAG TTACCGTCTtgatgtgtgtctttgtgtctgtCGACGGGGTCAGCATGAACGACCTCCTGGAGAGAGCGTCCCAGCTTTCTGACAAACTCCACTCACTCAGCACCTCACTCTCCAATGACCTG GATTCTCACTTCCCACCGACAGGAGGTAGACTCATGAGACCATCAATGTGCCACACATCCTCTCTTCAGATCCCCAACGACAAAGATCAGGCCCTCAGAGTACCG GAGAATGAGCTGCTATCTCTGGCACGCTCCCTGCTGCAGGCCTGGTCAGACCCCCTGGCCCTGCTCTTAACCGAGGCCAACACTCTGCCCCATCCGGAACGCAACTCTATCAACAGCAAAACCAGAGAACTGCAGGACCACACCAACACCTTGGGAGCAGGCCTGGAGCGCCTGGGTCACAAG ATGGGGACATCTGAGAATCTTTCTACTCTCCCTTTCAACAATAATGACCTGGGCCATGACAAAATCTCCCGCCTGGTCAACTTCCACTTCCTCTTGTCCTGCTTTCGCAGAGACTCCCACAAGATTGACAGTTTCCTTAAAGTCCTTCGATGCCGAACCTCCAAGATGCGACCAGATATGTGCTAG